A region of the Cannabis sativa cultivar Pink pepper isolate KNU-18-1 chromosome 3, ASM2916894v1, whole genome shotgun sequence genome:
CCAAATCTCTACTTGTCAATTTTTGAttctttatttgtttatgaaAAGATATCATTTTGATTAGCTCAACTATATTACAAACTCCCTATTTTATTAAAGTTAAAtcaaaatattttcttgcttatcaacttttttaaatcttttttcaCCAAAGTGATAAGAATTTATGATATAGATAATAGTAATCGgggtaagtatttttttttaaaaaatttaaacaataaaattacaaTGTTACTAAACATTATTCTTAACTCATTAAAATCTTCTCTTTATTTATAGTCGCCACaaatataaatttacaaaaactTTTActcataaacatataaatatttaaaactaTTTTGATCAAAATTGAATTTAGATTTATTTAcgaaaaaataagataatatttttgccttatttatttttttttctataataataGCTTATCAAATGCTAATTAATGATTAGCTAAATTCTGACTTGGGCCATCTATAttaaaaaagggaaatttgaattttcatgcttaataaacttataaattggttttttaaattaatactaTGTATAATTTGTAAAATGGAATAACTTTTTCCTAAACCCCAAAAAACCCCTCCCATTTTTCCCAACcgtccctctctcttcctctttttccaaaaaaaattgaCTGACCATCGGGCTGGCCATCGGGCTGGCCATCGGGTTGACCATCGGGCTGGCCATCGGGTTGACCATCGGGCTGGCCATCGGGCCCTATATCGGGCCTTTGTCTTCAACCCAGATTCAATTTTTTCATCATGATGCATCGGGCCTGCCCAGAAAATGTAATTTTCAACCCAAAAATCACAGATTCACCACCGCCTTCAACCTAGATCCATCGGACTGGGTTTGCCTTTGATCTCCGGTGGTGTTCGACCGGCATGCGTGCGTGGTGGATCGCCGATGGTGGTTCGGTTGAGATGGGTATGGATGGGCGTGGGTTGGCTTTCGGCGTGGGTGGTTGGACGAGGAGGAGATGGTTGGGGCGGTCGGTCGGTAAGTCGGTCGGGGTTGCGTGGAGGGTTGGGGCGGTCGGTGGGTGGGTGAGTGATGATGGTTGAGGGTTAGGGGCGGTTTCCTGCGATGGGGTTTTGAGCGAAGAGGCAAAGAGGCAAAGAGAgttgagggaaggagaaagaaagGGTTTGAGTTTTTGAGAGGGGTACTTTTGGGGTTTTGGAAaagtgatcatatattttcaatgtagaaaagtattagtttagggaaaaaattatCCCCTAATGCATgcatagaaatttaaatttcccCAATATCATAAAAGAACCctctaataattaaaatattaaaaaatgatcctttttatatttttacacatAATTCAAATTGAATTTAGCTAAAATAGGGAGGACCCTTTTTATTATCttattgtaatattattttatttacaccctacaaaattataaatacacctaataaacttaaattatttttaaaaaataattcattatattttttaatttttttacattattttatgttaattttagtaattactttaaattttttcatataatttcttttaataaatttcatttaatgctttatttaaaaaaaatgtcttaatatttaaaatatatattactcttattgtatatgtgtatttttaagaagaaaaaatttaaacaatagCAAAAATTTAAGAATATAATTTTGGAAATTTCTGTAATACACCCCTAAAGGAAATATTATGGTAGACCACCGTCTATTTTGGCATCTAAAAAAATTTTAGTCTAATCTTTTAAAATCGCGTATGTTATAGCTACTTAAGACTACacataaatttttagaaaatttaaaataatttacagtgtcaaaaataaagttcaaacaGTTACTTAGTAACTACGCTTTTAAGAAAAAACAACCGTGCGtgtaatgaaatatttaaattttatttttgacattGTAAATTActcgaatttttttaaaaatttatacataatttatttaactGTAACGtatacaattataaaaaaaagttaaccTCAAAAACTCTAATAGATGTTAAAACACATAAAGAACCTACTAAATACACTCataaatctatatatttttattaaatggagtctctttctctctatctctctttggaaaaaaaaaattaaattattatttaaaatatagtttattttacaattaaaattataattttttatattaaacaaaTTACTAAATGGAGTCTTTTTCTCACTTTCTCTCTccttggaaaaaaaattaaaagttaatattttttaatagcaTAGTTaaagatataatttttttatattaataaaaatgttaattataattttagttcTCGAAATTTCATATAAAATTCATATGTACACTTCAATGCAtgttaaagtttaaaaagtaaataaatattctttaattcaacaatctcaataattttcGAATAATTTATTAGGGGCTCGTTTGAAATACTCgttttgtattttattgaagataattatatattatatttttatataatattatattaaattttaatttatactaaaatattatatatttaagtttttataaaaattaatatcacatataattttatataaaatacaatataatataatattatacaataCAGTCAATACGGTCTAATAGGaccaaataaacaaacatatataggcaccagtggtgcctatcACTTTTacgacatgtcgcgttgcgattaaCTAGCGATACtttctaaaagttattatattaaattatattggaCTCTATACTTAGTTAAACTAATAGCAATATTAACACATAGTAAAATGCTACACGCACTAGTACGATTtagcatttttcttaaaattcaaTAACAAAACtcataattagcctaataaaaattattaaatggaGTCTCTTTCtcactctttctctctccttggaaaaaatagaaaaagcaaacctttcttcttcatcatcttcttctacttCATCTACTTCATCTACAGAACAGAGCAGAGAAAGAGAGACACCACCAATGAAAGACTCTCCCTTTTTTCTGAAACTGAAAATTCTAAACTAAAACATGCCCTCTCGATTCATAATCCCAACAGTTCCGTCACCGGCGCCGGTGCCGGCGCCGACACCGTCAACCTCAGCCAAACCCCACAACCATAATATCCCTCTACTTCCTCCCCTAACAGCTTTCtctttcctcttcttcttcctcataaTATGCTGTTTTCGTAAGAAGAGAATCGAATCCCCAAAACCACCACCTCACAGCCTCCCTTATTCCGTCCTCCGCCGCGCCACCGACTCATTCGCCGCCTCACGCCGGCTCGGCCAAGGTGGCTTTGGCCCAGTTTTCCACGGTAAGCTTCCAAAGACGAATCAAGAGATTGCCGTGAAGGTTATGGACTCTGGGTCTCTTCAGGGAGAGAGAGAATTTCAAAACGAGCTCTTTTTCGCTGCTTCGATGATGATGAAGCTCGATGActcaaaacgacatgtcgtttcggTATTAGGGTTTTCATCTGATAGGAAACGTAGAAGGATGTTATTGGTTTATGATTTTATGGAGAATGGGAATTTACAGGAGGCTCTGTTGCATAAGAAATGCCCTGAATTGATGAAGTGGAGTAACAGATTTAGGGTTTCGATTGATATAGCTAAAGGTTTGGAATTTCTTCACCATGGATTGGATCAACCGATTATTCATGGTGATATTAAGCCTAGTAATATACTTTTAGATAAAGGTTTTAATGCTAAGATTGGGGATTTTGGTTTAGCTAGGTTGAAGAAATTGGATTCCCAAACTGAGTTAGTTGTTGTTGATGGGTTTAATGGAGTTAAGAAGACCAATTGTAGTGATGATTATGGTGAAATTGAGAGTGTAACTACTGGATTTGAAGATTCTAATGTGACCCCTTTTGATTTTTCACCAGATGTTTGTGTAAAGGTTGAATCTTTTTCTCCTGAGCCAGTTGTAGTAATGGAGATGGAGTCTCCGGTGGTGGCGGTGGAGGCTGAGTCTTCGCCTGAGCTGGTTCAGAAGTTAAGCCCTTTAAATGTGAAAGAGTATGTGATGGAGTGGATTGGTAGTGAGATTAATAATGAGAGGCCTAAGATTGGAACAATGGCGGGATCTTCTAGCTTTGATCCTGTGGAAAAAACAACTGaggagatgaagaagaagaagaagaggagtaGTAGGAAGCAATTGGATTGGTGGATTTCTATGGATGAAGAGAAGAGTGCGAAAatgttgaagaagaaaaaggagAAGAGATTAAGGCCTGGGAGGGAATGGTGGAAGGAAGAGTATTGTGAAGAGTTAgctaagaaaaagaagaaaagaatgaaGCAACAACAGAAAGAGAAGACTGATAATGGCGATAATGGCGACGATTGGTGGTTAGATGATGAGGAATTGTACAAAAgtagaagaaaaagaaacaagGGTAGTTTAGATTGGTGGTTAGATGGGCTTAGTGGTGAACTCAGGCGCGGTTGGAGGAGTGGTAGTCATGATTCGGGTAGTAGTGAAATCCCGAAAAGTGGGGGCTATAGTAGTACTACTACTCCTAGTATGAGGGGAACTGTGTGTTATGTTGCCCCCGAAACAGGTTTTGGGGGAAATCCATCTGAGAAGTGTGATGTTTATAGTTTCGGGGTCACATTGTTAGTCCTTATAGCGGGGAGGCGTCCTCTTCAGGTTACAGATTCGCCTATGTCTGAGTACCAACGGGCGAATCTATTGTCATGGGCTCGACATCTTGCTCGAGCTGGAAAACTTATTGATCTTGTtgataagtctattcaatgttTGGATAAAGAACAAGCTCTACTTTGTATTAATGTTGCATTACTATGTTTACAAAAGATACCGGCTCGCAGGCCTTCGATGAAGGAGGTTGTGGGAATGTTAACTGGTGAATTGGAATTGCCTCAGTTACCTGATGATTTATCACCTTCACCTCCTCCTCAGTCTAGATTCCCTTACAAGTCTCATAAAAAGGTATGGTGAGCTTTCTATATCTAATGTCTTGTTTTTTGAtgttttgttttataattaatgTTAACTGTAGAATGCAATactctgatgatgatgatttgttTGTGTACAAAGGAAAAGAAACtatgatatgatatatatagTTTATTACATTTTACATTGATATCAATGGAGTTGATTTATTAACTTTTAAGTTCTTTCCATTTTTGGTGTTTTTGGGATTGGCAATACCATCTATGAACATCTAATGCAAAACTCAAAACATTTGATTTTAACCCAACTTTTCTTTTTCGAAAAAAGAGAAAGGGACCGATCACTTGTGTTAGACTAACTCAGGGGTCGGCTCTAGGCATAGGCATAGTgcccaaaataaaaattgaaaggtTTTATTGaacttttatttaagtaaaattaagtgTAGGATAAACAATAAATATTCACAATTTGATTGATTAGGGTGTATGACACGTTATACAATGGTACGGGTTCGAGTCTCATAacacttttatatatttttgagagTGAGAGTCCCAAATATTCTCAGAGCTAGTCCTGTACTGACCCCCACATCCTCACTCGTGGCAGAGGAAAACCATGGTAACAAAAGAGAAACAAAAGTTGAGAAAAAATTCCATATAAAATTAGATCATAGTTTTTTATTGTCTACACAAGTCTAAGAatgaaaatttctcaaaatgaTTGGTCTTAAAAATCCAAATGGCTAAATCTTCTGCTGAACTTTCAGTCTGTTATTTCTTTCCAACCAAAAGCAGCCCCATAATAAAGTTGCCAAGATTGTAGTCCACCACAAATTTAATCCTACGTTTGCTTGCACTTAACTTTTCTTTATCTTGCATAGAATTCAGGAGCGTAGTAATgagtgtttttacttttttttgctTAGTtgatttatttacttttaagttCTTTCCACTTGTGCTGTTTTTGCATCCAATGCAAAATTTAAAACATTTGATTTTGACCCAATATTTCTTTATCTTGCATAGATTTCAGAAGCATAATCATGAGTGTTTTTGCTTTTTGAACATGAACCATGCTTTAGTGATTTTAGTCTTCTAGAAACTTGAACAAGTGGTTTTGGCTGGCAAGACTTGTGAAATAAAGGTAAAGAAAAACCAAGAAAAGAAGCAACTTTGCTTTTTTATCTTTAGAGAATTTTATGCCCAATTATGGTTGTCTTGTTGTTATGTGCACTTTTTTAGGTTTGACTAAGCTTTTTTTGTatgctatttttatttttgtacttGGTCACTAGAAAGAGTTATTCATATTAAAACACAACACAACATATATTATGTTTACACCAACAAACAGCTCAAGTGCCCTGTAATGATGTGTAATTATGGTTCTGTCCAAAACTTTTACATGAGACAATAATTGACATTGATACTTGTCCATATCAATACTGTTTAGGACTTTTTGTCTGTATtatgttgtattgtattagtattatttaatacaatattatattttgtattaatATGTTTGGGATTTGGGATCGGAACTGGGATAGGTCGAGACTCGGGTTCGAGAGCGAATTTGGATCTAGGTCGCCAATTCCGGaccctttgtaaatattataatacaaattaatacaaattatttgttttgtattaaatattatgatttacattgtattaaaatttataatcgtAATAATTAACACAATACAATATTTTATCCAAACATTATAttatttcttatttaaaacaataCGACTCTTAGGTCATAAACTCTTAGTCTCCAACTTTGTTCATGTTGTTGCTTTGCTTGGGCAAATATAAGGCATTTCAAGTTCATGGTTGATCTCTTCTGTTCTCTTTCCCTAAATCTAATGGTTGTCATTATATTCCAAGACTTTTGCCATTAAATTTTAGTAATGATTTAATATACAGTGCTCGTTTGGTAtgtcgtattgtattatatcgtattgtattatattgtattgtgtTAGGTTgtattatattagtattatttgaTACAATACTATGTTTGGTATTGATTTGTATTAATACATcgtgtaaagttataatatatttttaataaattcgaTCCAATACCGActatgggtctgggtccagggtATAAGTCCGAGTCTTGGATTCGGGTCTTAGGTCCAGtcttgggtttgggtcttgggttcGGATCTGGGTTGGGATCCAAGTcctgggtccgagtctaggtcgaGGTCCTGGGTTTGGTCTAGgtgggtctaagtttgggtctcggtcagAGATTGGGGTTGACTCGGATCCTTTATAAgtattataatacaagctaatatGGACTgtttgttatgtattaaataatacaactaacattgtattaaaaaatttagttgtaataattaatacaatacattgttttattcaaacataatattatttattatttaatataatacgatCCTTATACAGTGTACCAAACGAGCCTAATACGATACTTTTATGGGGTTGAGTTAGTTATAGTgattgagtaatttgcggcataaatatttaagtttaactctTAGTTGCAAATGAATACCTAAGTTCAATTTTTGGCGATAATAATATCTAAATATAATTTTGGAATTTTTGTAAGTATTTGACTGTTAACTATTATGTAAATTGCTATGTGACAATTTTTaattggtccaagtcattaaatttttattttttttaaaaaaattaatttaaatataccaataagaaaataataCGTGGATAATGTCTTAAAATTTAACGGTTAGGTATCTACAGAGTtctaaaatttatgtatttacttgtacttagaaattaaatttaaatatttatgccgcaaattactctataaTAATTTCGTATGTTTGATCTTATTTTGACCTTTCTAATTTTATGGTCTAATACTTTTCAAATTGAATGTATACTATGTAGGTAAGGAAATTGTTTTGATATTTTGGGTTCTTGTGCTCTTTAACACTGGTTTTGGTCATTGATTGTATAATTATTTCATTATGGTTTAACTCTAATTGTAATATTAACTTTTGgtttatgaataattaaaatattgccATATTGGGACTCTGATTACTGTCCTTTGGCATCATCATTGGAATCTTATCACCAATTTGTATGGTGACAATTTCctataaagagaataaaaagaCAGGACACCAAAACAGTACCTTAATTAACTGTTTGGTTTTTTTAAGCAACAAACAACAATTATGGTCcataattatgtatatatatttatattttaatgagaaaattgcaaaaaaaaggatttttttttttttaaaaaaaaagttcatgCAAGTAAGTTCTTAACTTCAAAAAAATAACTTTCATAGTCCTTAAATTCAAGATTTTTGTAAGTTCGTTAGTTTGAGATTTTTCTACATCAAATGAAATTTGGAAACTTTTACCGCAATTTTCTGAATTTTAAACACGGTTAGAACTACCAAAAGAAACTTTAAAATTGATCTAAAATAATTCATTAAGATGTTTTTATTGGCAGCACTTGcacctaaaaaaaaattagggtaaTTAccttaaatactatttttttattttttttttcaaatttatagttttgatttctaaagtagttgcagcgctagttgcaataaggatTTCTGTAtgattttttgttacaatttaggttgcagcactagttgcaagagaagtttctatgtagaattccataaaaatacaaaaaaaaaaaactattttaaagtgtaaaaatgaaaaaatccaaaaaattataaatgtaccttattttaatgattttttatataaaaaatatttatttaattgtatttttaaaactttcgccttttaattcatattcttaaaaatatatttttcaagaataaaaaaattatattttaaatattataaaaaaaaataaattatataaaagtttattaaaaaaaaaattatccatagtttatatttattattttgtaatagaactccctaaataaaaaatatatatatatatatataaataaaattacttttcaAAATTCCCCTTATTCCTATTTATAAAGTTAcacagaaatatatatattattaaattatctcaTGATTAATAATGTTACATGCAAATACCAAATGTCCTCAATATACAATGTGAACACAACTCACATCAACAAATGTCTTCAATATATAATGTGATCACATCAAGATGACACTTGTTCTTCCCCAAACAAAACTTtaatttactttcattttattattattactattttacaAAACTATTATTATTGAGATTGAAACCTAATAAAAACATGGTAACTTTGGCCAACAATTTTCCCCAAAAACTTACCCAAATCACCATACTCTTCAAGAACCTTAACATCAGCCTTGCACCTAATAAGTTGAGGAAAATAAAGCCAAAAACTGGTCAACATAACAAACCCCATAGTCAACGCTCCAGACACCACACCAGGCAACCTCCACGTGTCACACAAACCTTTCTTCAAAACAATCTCAACCGTTAAACATAACCCATGCAACACAAAGAATGACGTCACTTCCCACGTGGGAGTCGCACGTGACACGTAGAAGTACATTAGCTCATGAACCAAACCGGACACTACAAAAGTTGCCACTATAGCAGGTAGTGGGGCCCACTTGTACCCTAAGAAAGTTGATGAGAATCTATAAGTGGGTAAAAATACAGTGGGACGCAGTATACGCGTTACTATGAGGTTCCACCTTTTACCCCAAAAATCTTGTAGTGAGGTTGAAAGGTATGGCTCGTTGAAATGTGGCTCGAGCTCAAGACCCACCATGGCTCGAGCCAAGGTAGCCACAATGACCAAAGTGGTCTCTAGTACAAGATATGTTATAATGAAGTAAAGAATCAAAACCACAATATTATGGTAATAATTTTggctatttttattattattattaatattgttacaTATTTGAATAAGAATGGCCAAAAGAAGAGTTTTTAAAGTGAAACTAATTGTTggttgtttattattattagggttTTTTTGAGATGGGTTTTTGGT
Encoded here:
- the LOC115709499 gene encoding receptor-like serine/threonine-protein kinase At4g25390 translates to MPSRFIIPTVPSPAPVPAPTPSTSAKPHNHNIPLLPPLTAFSFLFFFLIICCFRKKRIESPKPPPHSLPYSVLRRATDSFAASRRLGQGGFGPVFHGKLPKTNQEIAVKVMDSGSLQGEREFQNELFFAASMMMKLDDSKRHVVSVLGFSSDRKRRRMLLVYDFMENGNLQEALLHKKCPELMKWSNRFRVSIDIAKGLEFLHHGLDQPIIHGDIKPSNILLDKGFNAKIGDFGLARLKKLDSQTELVVVDGFNGVKKTNCSDDYGEIESVTTGFEDSNVTPFDFSPDVCVKVESFSPEPVVVMEMESPVVAVEAESSPELVQKLSPLNVKEYVMEWIGSEINNERPKIGTMAGSSSFDPVEKTTEEMKKKKKRSSRKQLDWWISMDEEKSAKMLKKKKEKRLRPGREWWKEEYCEELAKKKKKRMKQQQKEKTDNGDNGDDWWLDDEELYKSRRKRNKGSLDWWLDGLSGELRRGWRSGSHDSGSSEIPKSGGYSSTTTPSMRGTVCYVAPETGFGGNPSEKCDVYSFGVTLLVLIAGRRPLQVTDSPMSEYQRANLLSWARHLARAGKLIDLVDKSIQCLDKEQALLCINVALLCLQKIPARRPSMKEVVGMLTGELELPQLPDDLSPSPPPQSRFPYKSHKKVW
- the LOC115710765 gene encoding acyl-CoA--sterol O-acyltransferase 1 yields the protein MEGEMNNFIKVWISVLVSLTYCYVISKLISKGTKRLIFYLPIISLFLFLPLKLNSVNLVGATSFCYSWLANFKLLLLAYNKGPLSSSNNLSFGQFLVIASFPIEIKEKTKNPSQKNPNNNKQPTISFTLKTLLLAILIQICNNINNNNKNSQNYYHNIVVLILYFIITYLVLETTLVIVATLARAMVGLELEPHFNEPYLSTSLQDFWGKRWNLIVTRILRPTVFLPTYRFSSTFLGYKWAPLPAIVATFVVSGLVHELMYFYVSRATPTWEVTSFFVLHGLCLTVEIVLKKGLCDTWRLPGVVSGALTMGFVMLTSFWLYFPQLIRCKADVKVLEEYGDLGKFLGKIVGQSYHVFIRFQSQ